A window of the Linepithema humile isolate Giens D197 chromosome 4, Lhum_UNIL_v1.0, whole genome shotgun sequence genome harbors these coding sequences:
- the LOC136999735 gene encoding uncharacterized protein isoform X3, which translates to MSRYILFFCNCHKYYGTNMKHKRMNVKCAVNRNCKKTCIIRTIAQNKNKDDLFIIAKNLNTNNPRIVLEKIKLIIHDNNINTETSQDVCTINMNTNKHINTNSLNNATDFDNNTEIFLNNEYDHNAINNVNNTHIDSDNAMILSKDNKNSRVKTINLNVTVSRDNDNNYKTVDSDINTNNYMNNNNPNKNISFSCDNDEDHSIADKAINANNSTNDTDFDKNVIFSYGNKYGHDAINVEDYANNPKKHADSENAIVFSNKCDNKHSRVKAVNLNVTFTCDKSYNTVDDDINVNNSMDDNNPNNKISLSCNNDKGHNIVDSAINANNFTNNTDFDNNVIFSYSNSNGCKTVNDDINTNNSTTDNDLHNNISFSLDNDKNHTIVDSTINANNSMNNVGFDNNVMFSHDNDNGCNTIDININNFMNCNNSDNNMTFSDNDNANNSETGVVLNNVMIFPYDDDNNSSILNDLTTAKTSTIYNNSDNNIIFSCDDDNIISNTQIACANITNTSEYLPSASEITVENETTEHESIHNNNSTTNDKNSSESLIDISFINTFGCKEDNLHIPFSQPKGLQKKNFCYYCKKFQSKIARHLENVHKLEPEVKKFLLLPKGNLERKKIIETIRRKGNFIFNTDPAINTGELIVCRRPAKNSCKTVRDFTSCAKCKGWFTKNNIRHHFKQCVGVSKGRSVQILGRAVMGRIHECASETVRKVLFPVLREDDVTRCIRYDKLLITFANKLCIKYNLQHQQDMIRARLRLLGRFLIAVKEYNPDVIEFSDIYNPSIYDDCLKAVNKVAHFDSINKKYGAPSVASNIGTNLKQIGNLLITECIKTNDIKKQNSTENFLKLVQEDYGISINKTVEENITQYKRQKKITLPSMEDIKKLHSYLKNERKLLYTKLQKKFMYKTWLELAKVTLTSTQVFNRRRAGEIERVTIEDFNTREGITKEAYFDLYKSLGTNLQQVADKYVRFLIRGKLGRTVPVILDMELVQCIELILKHRQDANVSEKNPYVFGIPNSSKRYFKYLRACILMRYFSKKCSAQIPHTLRGTELRKHIATTCITLNLSENEVDDLANFMGHHEKIHKRHYRQSIPAVEIIRMTKFLQAALGENMQQESNNSDSASPFGPTKRRRWIEEERNVIMKEFLNEISASQLPSNKKISHVKEQNKCLDNRSVAQIKTWIHNYISGKIKRH; encoded by the exons ATGTCAcgatatatattgtttttttgtaattgtcataaatattacGGAACAAATATGAAACACAAAAGGATGAACGTTAAATGTGCAGTTAATAGaaattgtaagaaaacatGTATTATACGTACAATTGCACAGAACA aaaataaagacgatctttttataatcgctaaaaatttaaatacaaataatccACGCATTGTTctggagaaaataaaattaattattcatgatAACAATA TAAATACAGAAACATCACAAGATGTTTGCACTATTAATATGAATACTAATAAGCATATTAATACCAATAGTTTGAACAATGCCACTGATTTTGACaataatacagaaatttttcttaataacgAATATGAccataatgcaataaataatgtcaataATACACATATTGATTCTGATAATGCCATGATACTTTCCAAAGATAATAAGAATAGTAGAGTAAAGACTATAAATCTTAATGTAACAGTTTCCCgtgataacgataataattataaaacagtaGATAGTGATATTAATAccaataattatatgaataataataatcctaATAAGAATATATCATTCTCCTGTGATAATGACGAAGATCATAGCATAGCAGATAAAGCTATTAATGCCAACAATTCTACGAATGATActgattttgataaaaatgtgatattttctTATGGTAATAAATATGGTCACGATGCAATAAATGTTGAAGATTACGCCAATAATCCTAAGAAACATGCTGATTCTGAGAATGCCATagtattttccaataaatgtGATAATAAGCATAGTAGAGTAAAGGCTGTAAATCTTAACGTTACATTTACCTGCGATAAAAGTTACAATACAGTAGATGATGACATTAATGTCAATAATTCTATGGATGATAATAAtcctaataataaaatatcactttcCTGCAATAATGACAAAGGTCATAACATAGTAGATAGTGCTATTAATGCCAACAATTTTACGAATAATACTGATTTCGATAAtaacgtaatattttcttatagtaATAGCAATGGCTGTAAAACGGTAAATGATGATATCAATACCAATAATTCTACGACTGATAATGAtcttcataataatatatcattttccttggataatgataaaaatcataCTATAGTAGATAGTACTATTAATGCCAACAATTCTATGAATAATGTTGgttttgataataatgtgATGTTTTCTCATGATAATGACAATGGCTGTAACACtatagatattaatatcaataattttatgaattgtaATAATTCTGATAATAATATGACATTTTCTGATAATGACAATGCCAATAATTCTGAAACTGGTGTTGTTCTCAATAATGTCATGATATTTCCCTATGATGATGACAATAATTCTAGTATATTGAATGATCTCACTACTGCCAAAACTTCTACGATTTACAATAAtagtgataataatataatattttcctgTGATGATGATAACATTATTAGCAACACACAAATTGCTTGtgcaaatataacaaatacttCTGAATATCTACCTTCAGCATCGGAAATTACAGTTGAAAACGAAACTACAGAACATGAAAGCattcacaataataattctacaactaatgataaaaattcttcagAATCACTGATagacatttcttttataaatacatttggTTGTAAAGAAGACAATTTACATATTCCATTCTCCCAGCCTAAGGGActtcaaaaaaagaatttttgttactattgtaaaaagtttcaaagtaaaattgcACGCCATTTAGAAAACGTGCATAAATTGGAACctgaagtaaaaaaatttctgttattgCCAAAAG gtAATttagagaggaaaaaaattatcgaaactattagaagaaaaggaaatttcatatttaatacagATCCTGCCATAAATACAGGAGAGTTAATTGTTTGCCGAAGACCTGCCAAAAATAGTTGTAAAACAGTACGAGATTTTACGAGCTGTGCAAAATGTAAAGGATGGttcactaaaaataatatcaggcATCATTTTAAGCAATGTGTAGGTGTATCCAAAGGCAGAAGTGTACAAATTTTAGGACGTGCTGTGATGGGAAGAATACATGAATGTGCAAGTGAGACAgtaagaaaagttttattcccAGTTTTGAGGGAAGATGATGTTACACGATGTATTAGatacgataaattattaataacatttgcaAACAAATTATGTATCAAGTACAATCTTCAGCATCAACAAGATATGATACGTGCTAGACTTCGACTATTAGGACGGTTTCTTATCGcagtaaaagaatataatcctgatgtaatagaattttctgATATATATAATCCTTCTATATATGATGATTGTCTTAAAGCAGTAAATAAAGTAGCACATTTTGatagcattaataaaaaatatggtgCACCATCAGTTGCATCAAATATTGGgacaaatttaaaacaaattggcaatttgttaataacaGAGTGCATAAAAACAAATGATATAAAGAAGCAAAATAgtacagaaaattttttaaaattagtacAAGAAGATTATGGGAtttctataaacaaaacagtggaagaaaatataacacaatataaaagacagaaaaaaattacgctTCCATCTAtggaagatataaaaaagctACACTCATATCtaaaaaacgaaagaaaattattatacacaaaACTTCAGAAgaaatttatgtacaaaacATGGCTGGAACTTGCAAAAGTTACACTTACGTCTACACAAGTTTTTAACAGGAGAAGAGCAGGAGAAATTGAACGTGTTACTATAGAAGATTTTAATACTCGCGAAGGTATAACAAAAGAAgcatattttgatttatataaatcattagGAACCAATTTACAAcag GTTGCTGATAAATACGTAAGATTCTTAATTCGTGGAAAATTAGGACGCACAGTGCCTGTGATTTTAGACATGGAATTAGTTCAAtgtattgaattaattttgaagcaCCGACAGGATGcaaatgtttctgaaaaaaatccaTATGTATTCGGCATACCTAATAGCAGTAAGCgctatttcaaatatttaaggGCATGTATCCTTAtgcgatatttttctaaaaaatgtagTGCACAAATACCACATACATTAAGAGGCACTGAATTACGCAAACATATTGCTACAACGTGTATTACGTTGAATTTATCTGAAAATGAAGTGGACGATTTGGCGAATTTTATGGGACATCacgaaaaaattcataaacgCCACTACCGGCAATCAATACCAGCAGTAGAGATCATTCGTATGACAAAGTTTCTTCAAGCAGCATTAGGTGAAAATATGCAACAAGAATCTAATAATAGTGATTCag cgTCTCCATTTGGTCCAACAAAAAGAAGACGTTGGATAGAAGAAGAACGTAAtgtaataatgaaagaatttcTAAATGAAATTAGCGCTTCACAACTACCATCTAACAAGAAAATTTCCCAtgtaaaagaacaaaataagTGCTTAGACAATCGATCTGTTGCTCAAATTAAAACATGGatccataattatatatctggCAAAATTAAACGCCACTAA
- the LOC136999735 gene encoding uncharacterized protein isoform X2, with the protein MSRYILFFCNCHKYYGTNMKHKRMNVKCAVNRNCKKTCIIRTIAQNKNKDDLFIIAKNLNTNNPRIVLEKIKLIIHDNNINTETSQDVCTINMNTNKHINTNSLNNATDFDNNTEIFLNNEYDHNAINNVNNTHIDSDNAMILSKDNKNSRVKTINLNVTVSRDNDNNYKTVDSDINTNNYMNNNNPNKNISFSCDNDEDHSIADKAINANNSTNDTDFDKNVIFSYGNKYGHDAINVEDYANNPKKHADSENAIVFSNKCDNKHSRVKAVNLNVTFTCDKSYNTVDDDINVNNSMDDNNPNNKISLSCNNDKGHNIVDSAINANNFTNNTDFDNNVIFSYSNSNGCKTVNDDINTNNSTTDNDLHNNISFSLDNDKNHTIVDSTINANNSMNNVGFDNNVMFSHDNDNGCNTIDININNFMNCNNSDNNMTFSDNDNANNSETGVVLNNVMIFPYDDDNNSSILNDLTTAKTSTIYNNSDNNIIFSCDDDNIISNTQIACANITNTSEYLPSASEITVENETTEHESIHNNNSTTNDKNSSESLIDISFINTFGCKEDNLHIPFSQPKGLQKKNFCYYCKKFQSKIARHLENVHKLEPEVKKFLLLPKGNLERKKIIETIRRKGNFIFNTDPAINTGELIVCRRPAKNSCKTVRDFTSCAKCKGWFTKNNIRHHFKQCVGVSKGRSVQILGRAVMGRIHECASETVRKVLFPVLREDDVTRCIRYDKLLITFANKLCIKYNLQHQQDMIRARLRLLGRFLIAVKEYNPDVIEFSDIYNPSIYDDCLKAVNKVAHFDSINKKYGAPSVASNIGTNLKQIGNLLITECIKTNDIKKQNSTENFLKLVQEDYGISINKTVEENITQYKRQKKITLPSMEDIKKLHSYLKNERKLLYTKLQKKFMYKTWLELAKVTLTSTQVFNRRRAGEIERVTIEDFNTREGITKEAYFDLYKSLGTNLQQVADKYVRFLIRGKLGRTVPVILDMELVQCIELILKHRQDANVSEKNPYVFGIPNSSKRYFKYLRACILMRYFSKKCSAQIPHTLRGTELRKHIATTCITLNLSENEVDDLANFMGHHEKIHKRHYRQSIPAVEIIRMTKFLQAALGENMQQESNNSDSEEKVQDTSEDTLSEESESDAETSSPFGPTKRRRWIEEERNVIMKEFLNEISASQLPSNKKISHVKEQNKCLDNRSVAQIKTWIHNYISGKIKRH; encoded by the exons ATGTCAcgatatatattgtttttttgtaattgtcataaatattacGGAACAAATATGAAACACAAAAGGATGAACGTTAAATGTGCAGTTAATAGaaattgtaagaaaacatGTATTATACGTACAATTGCACAGAACA aaaataaagacgatctttttataatcgctaaaaatttaaatacaaataatccACGCATTGTTctggagaaaataaaattaattattcatgatAACAATA TAAATACAGAAACATCACAAGATGTTTGCACTATTAATATGAATACTAATAAGCATATTAATACCAATAGTTTGAACAATGCCACTGATTTTGACaataatacagaaatttttcttaataacgAATATGAccataatgcaataaataatgtcaataATACACATATTGATTCTGATAATGCCATGATACTTTCCAAAGATAATAAGAATAGTAGAGTAAAGACTATAAATCTTAATGTAACAGTTTCCCgtgataacgataataattataaaacagtaGATAGTGATATTAATAccaataattatatgaataataataatcctaATAAGAATATATCATTCTCCTGTGATAATGACGAAGATCATAGCATAGCAGATAAAGCTATTAATGCCAACAATTCTACGAATGATActgattttgataaaaatgtgatattttctTATGGTAATAAATATGGTCACGATGCAATAAATGTTGAAGATTACGCCAATAATCCTAAGAAACATGCTGATTCTGAGAATGCCATagtattttccaataaatgtGATAATAAGCATAGTAGAGTAAAGGCTGTAAATCTTAACGTTACATTTACCTGCGATAAAAGTTACAATACAGTAGATGATGACATTAATGTCAATAATTCTATGGATGATAATAAtcctaataataaaatatcactttcCTGCAATAATGACAAAGGTCATAACATAGTAGATAGTGCTATTAATGCCAACAATTTTACGAATAATACTGATTTCGATAAtaacgtaatattttcttatagtaATAGCAATGGCTGTAAAACGGTAAATGATGATATCAATACCAATAATTCTACGACTGATAATGAtcttcataataatatatcattttccttggataatgataaaaatcataCTATAGTAGATAGTACTATTAATGCCAACAATTCTATGAATAATGTTGgttttgataataatgtgATGTTTTCTCATGATAATGACAATGGCTGTAACACtatagatattaatatcaataattttatgaattgtaATAATTCTGATAATAATATGACATTTTCTGATAATGACAATGCCAATAATTCTGAAACTGGTGTTGTTCTCAATAATGTCATGATATTTCCCTATGATGATGACAATAATTCTAGTATATTGAATGATCTCACTACTGCCAAAACTTCTACGATTTACAATAAtagtgataataatataatattttcctgTGATGATGATAACATTATTAGCAACACACAAATTGCTTGtgcaaatataacaaatacttCTGAATATCTACCTTCAGCATCGGAAATTACAGTTGAAAACGAAACTACAGAACATGAAAGCattcacaataataattctacaactaatgataaaaattcttcagAATCACTGATagacatttcttttataaatacatttggTTGTAAAGAAGACAATTTACATATTCCATTCTCCCAGCCTAAGGGActtcaaaaaaagaatttttgttactattgtaaaaagtttcaaagtaaaattgcACGCCATTTAGAAAACGTGCATAAATTGGAACctgaagtaaaaaaatttctgttattgCCAAAAG gtAATttagagaggaaaaaaattatcgaaactattagaagaaaaggaaatttcatatttaatacagATCCTGCCATAAATACAGGAGAGTTAATTGTTTGCCGAAGACCTGCCAAAAATAGTTGTAAAACAGTACGAGATTTTACGAGCTGTGCAAAATGTAAAGGATGGttcactaaaaataatatcaggcATCATTTTAAGCAATGTGTAGGTGTATCCAAAGGCAGAAGTGTACAAATTTTAGGACGTGCTGTGATGGGAAGAATACATGAATGTGCAAGTGAGACAgtaagaaaagttttattcccAGTTTTGAGGGAAGATGATGTTACACGATGTATTAGatacgataaattattaataacatttgcaAACAAATTATGTATCAAGTACAATCTTCAGCATCAACAAGATATGATACGTGCTAGACTTCGACTATTAGGACGGTTTCTTATCGcagtaaaagaatataatcctgatgtaatagaattttctgATATATATAATCCTTCTATATATGATGATTGTCTTAAAGCAGTAAATAAAGTAGCACATTTTGatagcattaataaaaaatatggtgCACCATCAGTTGCATCAAATATTGGgacaaatttaaaacaaattggcaatttgttaataacaGAGTGCATAAAAACAAATGATATAAAGAAGCAAAATAgtacagaaaattttttaaaattagtacAAGAAGATTATGGGAtttctataaacaaaacagtggaagaaaatataacacaatataaaagacagaaaaaaattacgctTCCATCTAtggaagatataaaaaagctACACTCATATCtaaaaaacgaaagaaaattattatacacaaaACTTCAGAAgaaatttatgtacaaaacATGGCTGGAACTTGCAAAAGTTACACTTACGTCTACACAAGTTTTTAACAGGAGAAGAGCAGGAGAAATTGAACGTGTTACTATAGAAGATTTTAATACTCGCGAAGGTATAACAAAAGAAgcatattttgatttatataaatcattagGAACCAATTTACAAcag GTTGCTGATAAATACGTAAGATTCTTAATTCGTGGAAAATTAGGACGCACAGTGCCTGTGATTTTAGACATGGAATTAGTTCAAtgtattgaattaattttgaagcaCCGACAGGATGcaaatgtttctgaaaaaaatccaTATGTATTCGGCATACCTAATAGCAGTAAGCgctatttcaaatatttaaggGCATGTATCCTTAtgcgatatttttctaaaaaatgtagTGCACAAATACCACATACATTAAGAGGCACTGAATTACGCAAACATATTGCTACAACGTGTATTACGTTGAATTTATCTGAAAATGAAGTGGACGATTTGGCGAATTTTATGGGACATCacgaaaaaattcataaacgCCACTACCGGCAATCAATACCAGCAGTAGAGATCATTCGTATGACAAAGTTTCTTCAAGCAGCATTAGGTGAAAATATGCAACAAGAATCTAATAATAGTGATTCag aggAGAAAGTGCAAGATACTAGTGAAGATACATTGAGTGAAGAATCGGAAAGCGATGCCGAAACAT cgTCTCCATTTGGTCCAACAAAAAGAAGACGTTGGATAGAAGAAGAACGTAAtgtaataatgaaagaatttcTAAATGAAATTAGCGCTTCACAACTACCATCTAACAAGAAAATTTCCCAtgtaaaagaacaaaataagTGCTTAGACAATCGATCTGTTGCTCAAATTAAAACATGGatccataattatatatctggCAAAATTAAACGCCACTAA
- the LOC136999735 gene encoding uncharacterized protein isoform X1, which produces MSRYILFFCNCHKYYGTNMKHKRMNVKCAVNRNCKKTCIIRTIAQNKNKDDLFIIAKNLNTNNPRIVLEKIKLIIHDNNINTETSQDVCTINMNTNKHINTNSLNNATDFDNNTEIFLNNEYDHNAINNVNNTHIDSDNAMILSKDNKNSRVKTINLNVTVSRDNDNNYKTVDSDINTNNYMNNNNPNKNISFSCDNDEDHSIADKAINANNSTNDTDFDKNVIFSYGNKYGHDAINVEDYANNPKKHADSENAIVFSNKCDNKHSRVKAVNLNVTFTCDKSYNTVDDDINVNNSMDDNNPNNKISLSCNNDKGHNIVDSAINANNFTNNTDFDNNVIFSYSNSNGCKTVNDDINTNNSTTDNDLHNNISFSLDNDKNHTIVDSTINANNSMNNVGFDNNVMFSHDNDNGCNTIDININNFMNCNNSDNNMTFSDNDNANNSETGVVLNNVMIFPYDDDNNSSILNDLTTAKTSTIYNNSDNNIIFSCDDDNIISNTQIACANITNTSEYLPSASEITVENETTEHESIHNNNSTTNDKNSSESLIDISFINTFGCKEDNLHIPFSQPKGLQKKNFCYYCKKFQSKIARHLENVHKLEPEVKKFLLLPKGNLERKKIIETIRRKGNFIFNTDPAINTGELIVCRRPAKNSCKTVRDFTSCAKCKGWFTKNNIRHHFKQCVGVSKGRSVQILGRAVMGRIHECASETVRKVLFPVLREDDVTRCIRYDKLLITFANKLCIKYNLQHQQDMIRARLRLLGRFLIAVKEYNPDVIEFSDIYNPSIYDDCLKAVNKVAHFDSINKKYGAPSVASNIGTNLKQIGNLLITECIKTNDIKKQNSTENFLKLVQEDYGISINKTVEENITQYKRQKKITLPSMEDIKKLHSYLKNERKLLYTKLQKKFMYKTWLELAKVTLTSTQVFNRRRAGEIERVTIEDFNTREGITKEAYFDLYKSLGTNLQQVADKYVRFLIRGKLGRTVPVILDMELVQCIELILKHRQDANVSEKNPYVFGIPNSSKRYFKYLRACILMRYFSKKCSAQIPHTLRGTELRKHIATTCITLNLSENEVDDLANFMGHHEKIHKRHYRQSIPAVEIIRMTKFLQAALGENMQQESNNSDSEEKVQDTSEDTLSEESESDAETCMISSRKPLSVQSKNKFSKTCITDKQKKSVKSKIIRQNRTIANSDSDSKTYSPKMKKRRSTSPFGPTKRRRWIEEERNVIMKEFLNEISASQLPSNKKISHVKEQNKCLDNRSVAQIKTWIHNYISGKIKRH; this is translated from the exons ATGTCAcgatatatattgtttttttgtaattgtcataaatattacGGAACAAATATGAAACACAAAAGGATGAACGTTAAATGTGCAGTTAATAGaaattgtaagaaaacatGTATTATACGTACAATTGCACAGAACA aaaataaagacgatctttttataatcgctaaaaatttaaatacaaataatccACGCATTGTTctggagaaaataaaattaattattcatgatAACAATA TAAATACAGAAACATCACAAGATGTTTGCACTATTAATATGAATACTAATAAGCATATTAATACCAATAGTTTGAACAATGCCACTGATTTTGACaataatacagaaatttttcttaataacgAATATGAccataatgcaataaataatgtcaataATACACATATTGATTCTGATAATGCCATGATACTTTCCAAAGATAATAAGAATAGTAGAGTAAAGACTATAAATCTTAATGTAACAGTTTCCCgtgataacgataataattataaaacagtaGATAGTGATATTAATAccaataattatatgaataataataatcctaATAAGAATATATCATTCTCCTGTGATAATGACGAAGATCATAGCATAGCAGATAAAGCTATTAATGCCAACAATTCTACGAATGATActgattttgataaaaatgtgatattttctTATGGTAATAAATATGGTCACGATGCAATAAATGTTGAAGATTACGCCAATAATCCTAAGAAACATGCTGATTCTGAGAATGCCATagtattttccaataaatgtGATAATAAGCATAGTAGAGTAAAGGCTGTAAATCTTAACGTTACATTTACCTGCGATAAAAGTTACAATACAGTAGATGATGACATTAATGTCAATAATTCTATGGATGATAATAAtcctaataataaaatatcactttcCTGCAATAATGACAAAGGTCATAACATAGTAGATAGTGCTATTAATGCCAACAATTTTACGAATAATACTGATTTCGATAAtaacgtaatattttcttatagtaATAGCAATGGCTGTAAAACGGTAAATGATGATATCAATACCAATAATTCTACGACTGATAATGAtcttcataataatatatcattttccttggataatgataaaaatcataCTATAGTAGATAGTACTATTAATGCCAACAATTCTATGAATAATGTTGgttttgataataatgtgATGTTTTCTCATGATAATGACAATGGCTGTAACACtatagatattaatatcaataattttatgaattgtaATAATTCTGATAATAATATGACATTTTCTGATAATGACAATGCCAATAATTCTGAAACTGGTGTTGTTCTCAATAATGTCATGATATTTCCCTATGATGATGACAATAATTCTAGTATATTGAATGATCTCACTACTGCCAAAACTTCTACGATTTACAATAAtagtgataataatataatattttcctgTGATGATGATAACATTATTAGCAACACACAAATTGCTTGtgcaaatataacaaatacttCTGAATATCTACCTTCAGCATCGGAAATTACAGTTGAAAACGAAACTACAGAACATGAAAGCattcacaataataattctacaactaatgataaaaattcttcagAATCACTGATagacatttcttttataaatacatttggTTGTAAAGAAGACAATTTACATATTCCATTCTCCCAGCCTAAGGGActtcaaaaaaagaatttttgttactattgtaaaaagtttcaaagtaaaattgcACGCCATTTAGAAAACGTGCATAAATTGGAACctgaagtaaaaaaatttctgttattgCCAAAAG gtAATttagagaggaaaaaaattatcgaaactattagaagaaaaggaaatttcatatttaatacagATCCTGCCATAAATACAGGAGAGTTAATTGTTTGCCGAAGACCTGCCAAAAATAGTTGTAAAACAGTACGAGATTTTACGAGCTGTGCAAAATGTAAAGGATGGttcactaaaaataatatcaggcATCATTTTAAGCAATGTGTAGGTGTATCCAAAGGCAGAAGTGTACAAATTTTAGGACGTGCTGTGATGGGAAGAATACATGAATGTGCAAGTGAGACAgtaagaaaagttttattcccAGTTTTGAGGGAAGATGATGTTACACGATGTATTAGatacgataaattattaataacatttgcaAACAAATTATGTATCAAGTACAATCTTCAGCATCAACAAGATATGATACGTGCTAGACTTCGACTATTAGGACGGTTTCTTATCGcagtaaaagaatataatcctgatgtaatagaattttctgATATATATAATCCTTCTATATATGATGATTGTCTTAAAGCAGTAAATAAAGTAGCACATTTTGatagcattaataaaaaatatggtgCACCATCAGTTGCATCAAATATTGGgacaaatttaaaacaaattggcaatttgttaataacaGAGTGCATAAAAACAAATGATATAAAGAAGCAAAATAgtacagaaaattttttaaaattagtacAAGAAGATTATGGGAtttctataaacaaaacagtggaagaaaatataacacaatataaaagacagaaaaaaattacgctTCCATCTAtggaagatataaaaaagctACACTCATATCtaaaaaacgaaagaaaattattatacacaaaACTTCAGAAgaaatttatgtacaaaacATGGCTGGAACTTGCAAAAGTTACACTTACGTCTACACAAGTTTTTAACAGGAGAAGAGCAGGAGAAATTGAACGTGTTACTATAGAAGATTTTAATACTCGCGAAGGTATAACAAAAGAAgcatattttgatttatataaatcattagGAACCAATTTACAAcag GTTGCTGATAAATACGTAAGATTCTTAATTCGTGGAAAATTAGGACGCACAGTGCCTGTGATTTTAGACATGGAATTAGTTCAAtgtattgaattaattttgaagcaCCGACAGGATGcaaatgtttctgaaaaaaatccaTATGTATTCGGCATACCTAATAGCAGTAAGCgctatttcaaatatttaaggGCATGTATCCTTAtgcgatatttttctaaaaaatgtagTGCACAAATACCACATACATTAAGAGGCACTGAATTACGCAAACATATTGCTACAACGTGTATTACGTTGAATTTATCTGAAAATGAAGTGGACGATTTGGCGAATTTTATGGGACATCacgaaaaaattcataaacgCCACTACCGGCAATCAATACCAGCAGTAGAGATCATTCGTATGACAAAGTTTCTTCAAGCAGCATTAGGTGAAAATATGCAACAAGAATCTAATAATAGTGATTCag aggAGAAAGTGCAAGATACTAGTGAAGATACATTGAGTGAAGAATCGGAAAGCGATGCCGAAACATGTATGATAAGTTCACGTAAACCTCTTTCAGTACAatctaaaaacaaattttctaaaacttgCATAAcagataagcaaaaaaaatcagtaaaaagcaaaattatacgTCAAAATCGTACAATTGCGAATAGCGACAGTGATTCTAAAACTTATTCtccaaaaatgaaaaaacgtCGCAGta cgTCTCCATTTGGTCCAACAAAAAGAAGACGTTGGATAGAAGAAGAACGTAAtgtaataatgaaagaatttcTAAATGAAATTAGCGCTTCACAACTACCATCTAACAAGAAAATTTCCCAtgtaaaagaacaaaataagTGCTTAGACAATCGATCTGTTGCTCAAATTAAAACATGGatccataattatatatctggCAAAATTAAACGCCACTAA